A window of the Janthinobacterium agaricidamnosum NBRC 102515 = DSM 9628 genome harbors these coding sequences:
- the queF gene encoding NADPH-dependent 7-cyano-7-deazaguanine reductase QueF (Catalyzes the NADPH-dependent reduction of 7-cyano-7-deazaguanine (preQ0) to 7-aminomethyl-7-deazaguanine (preQ1) in queuosine biosynthesis) encodes MTNTADLSPLGKNAAYRSDYAPELLFPIPRQGKRDELALHGTLPFFGLDIWNAYELSWLNLRGKPQVAIARISAPADSPNIIESKSFKLYLNSFNQTRLASPDALLALLQQDLSKGFGAAVQIQLTLQEDFAKLEMGELDGVLLDRLDIEVNQYRPSPQLLKAALDDAPVQEKLVSHLLKSNCLVTGQPDWGSVQIEYAGPQIDQESLLRYLIGFREHNEFHEQCVERIFVDILRQCQPQKLAVYARYTRRGGLDINPWRSNFSTSAPPSNLRCARQ; translated from the coding sequence ATGACCAACACCGCCGACCTCTCCCCACTGGGCAAAAACGCCGCCTACCGCAGCGATTACGCGCCGGAACTGCTGTTTCCGATTCCACGCCAGGGCAAACGCGATGAATTGGCCTTGCATGGCACGCTGCCGTTTTTCGGCCTGGATATCTGGAACGCCTACGAATTATCGTGGCTGAACTTGCGCGGCAAACCGCAAGTGGCGATCGCCAGGATCAGCGCGCCGGCCGACTCGCCGAATATCATCGAATCGAAATCGTTCAAGCTGTACCTGAACTCATTCAACCAGACCCGCCTGGCCAGCCCGGACGCCTTATTGGCGTTGCTGCAGCAAGATTTGTCGAAAGGCTTTGGCGCGGCGGTGCAAATCCAGCTGACCCTGCAAGAAGATTTCGCCAAGCTGGAGATGGGCGAGCTGGACGGCGTGCTGCTGGACCGGCTCGATATCGAAGTGAACCAGTACAGACCGTCGCCGCAACTATTAAAAGCGGCGCTGGACGACGCACCGGTGCAAGAAAAGCTGGTGTCGCATTTGCTGAAATCGAATTGCCTGGTGACCGGTCAGCCGGACTGGGGCAGCGTGCAGATCGAGTATGCCGGTCCGCAAATCGACCAGGAAAGTTTATTGCGCTACCTGATCGGTTTCCGCGAACACAATGAATTCCATGAACAATGCGTGGAACGGATTTTTGTCGATATCCTGCGTCAGTGCCAACCGCAAAAGCTGGCCGTGTACGCCCGTTATACACGCCGCGGCGGACTCGATATCAATCCATGGCGCAGTAACTTCAGCACCTCGGCGCCGCCATCGAATCTGCGTTGCGCGCGCCAATAA
- a CDS encoding PTS sugar transporter subunit IIA, translating into MTNLSKILSLENVLLDLEVSSKKRAFEQAGLIFENNYGIARSTVSDNLFARERLGSTGLGHGVAVPHGRIKGTKTLKAPLGAFVRLAEPIPFESPDGKPVNLLFFLLIPDHVTQQHLEILSEIAEMFSDDAFRTALATDPEPKSVHSRIVNWQPSLQTAG; encoded by the coding sequence ATGACTAATCTTAGCAAAATATTATCTCTCGAAAACGTCCTGCTCGACCTGGAAGTCTCCAGCAAGAAACGCGCCTTCGAGCAAGCCGGCCTGATCTTCGAAAACAACTACGGTATCGCCCGCTCCACCGTCTCGGACAATCTGTTTGCCCGCGAACGCCTGGGCTCGACCGGACTCGGCCATGGCGTCGCCGTGCCGCACGGGCGCATCAAGGGCACCAAGACCTTGAAAGCGCCGCTGGGCGCGTTCGTGCGCCTGGCTGAACCGATCCCCTTCGAATCGCCGGACGGCAAACCGGTCAATCTGTTGTTTTTCCTGCTGATACCTGATCATGTAACGCAGCAACATCTGGAAATTTTGTCGGAAATTGCTGAAATGTTTTCCGATGACGCCTTCCGTACCGCCCTGGCGACCGATCCGGAACCGAAATCCGTACATTCGCGCATCGTCAATTGGCAACCCAGCTTGCAAACGGCGGGTTAA
- the ilvA gene encoding threonine ammonia-lyase, biosynthetic: MTIDYLKKILTARVYDVASETPLEFAPTLSQRVDNQIYFKREDMQSVFSFKVRGAYNKMAHLSEAQLKRGVICASAGNHAQGVALSAAKLGCRALVVMPTTTPPLKIEAVRARGGADVEIVLFGDSYTDAYNHALTLEKEQKLTFVHPFDDPDVIAGQGTVGMEILRQHAGPIHAIFIAIGGGGLIAGVAAYVKQIRPDIKIIGVQTVDSDAMARSLRAGERVTLPDVGLFSDGTAVRLVGEETFRLAQQYVDDIIIVDTDAICAAIKDVFTDTRSILEPAGALAVAGAKAYIERASFTRHPVRNETLITIACGANMNFDRLRFVAERAELGEAREAVFAVTMREQRGSFKRFCALVGARNVTEFNYRISDAEAAHVFVGIQIANRHESSVLAKSFEEHDYKTLDLTHDELAKAHLRHLVGGKSSLAHDELLYRFEFPERPGALMRFLDSMAPNWNISLCHYRSQGGDVGRILIGLQVPQDEMAEFGQFLATLGYRYWDESNNPVYKLFLG; this comes from the coding sequence ATGACTATCGATTACCTCAAGAAAATCCTGACCGCCCGCGTCTATGACGTCGCCTCCGAAACACCGCTGGAATTCGCGCCGACGCTGTCGCAGCGCGTCGACAACCAGATTTACTTCAAGCGCGAAGACATGCAAAGCGTGTTCAGCTTCAAGGTGCGCGGTGCATACAACAAGATGGCCCATTTGAGCGAGGCGCAATTGAAGCGCGGCGTGATTTGCGCGTCGGCCGGCAACCACGCGCAAGGCGTGGCACTATCGGCGGCGAAACTCGGCTGCCGCGCGCTGGTCGTGATGCCGACCACCACCCCGCCATTGAAAATCGAAGCGGTGCGCGCGCGCGGCGGCGCCGATGTCGAAATCGTGCTGTTCGGCGACTCCTACACCGACGCCTACAACCATGCGCTGACGCTGGAAAAAGAACAGAAGCTGACCTTCGTGCACCCGTTCGACGATCCCGACGTGATCGCCGGGCAAGGCACGGTCGGCATGGAAATCCTGCGCCAGCACGCCGGCCCGATCCATGCGATCTTCATCGCCATCGGCGGCGGCGGCTTGATCGCCGGCGTGGCGGCCTATGTCAAACAGATCCGCCCGGACATCAAGATCATCGGCGTGCAAACCGTCGATTCGGATGCGATGGCGCGCAGCCTGCGCGCCGGCGAACGCGTCACGCTGCCGGATGTCGGCCTGTTTTCGGACGGCACCGCGGTGCGCCTGGTCGGCGAAGAAACCTTCCGCCTGGCCCAGCAATATGTCGATGACATCATCATCGTCGATACCGACGCCATCTGCGCCGCGATCAAGGACGTGTTCACCGATACCCGCAGCATCCTGGAACCGGCCGGCGCGCTGGCGGTGGCCGGCGCCAAGGCATATATCGAACGGGCCAGCTTCACCAGGCACCCGGTCAGGAATGAAACGCTGATCACCATCGCCTGCGGCGCGAACATGAATTTCGACCGCCTGCGCTTTGTCGCCGAGCGCGCCGAACTGGGCGAGGCGCGCGAAGCCGTGTTCGCCGTCACGATGCGCGAACAGCGCGGCAGCTTCAAGCGTTTTTGCGCACTGGTCGGCGCGCGCAACGTCACCGAATTCAATTACCGCATCAGCGACGCCGAGGCGGCGCATGTGTTTGTCGGCATCCAGATCGCCAACCGCCACGAATCGAGCGTGCTGGCCAAGTCGTTCGAAGAACATGACTACAAGACGCTGGACCTGACCCATGACGAACTGGCCAAGGCCCACTTGCGGCACCTGGTCGGCGGCAAGAGTTCACTGGCGCACGACGAGTTGCTGTACCGCTTTGAATTCCCGGAGCGTCCAGGCGCACTGATGCGTTTCCTCGACAGCATGGCGCCGAACTGGAATATTTCCCTGTGCCATTACCGCAGCCAGGGCGGCGACGTCGGCCGCATCCTGATCGGCTTGCAGGTGCCGCAAGATGAAATGGCGGAATTCGGCCAGTTCCTCGCGACGCTGGGCTATCGTTACTGGGACGAAAGCAATAATCCGGTGTATAAACTGTTCCTCGGTTAA
- the hpf gene encoding ribosome hibernation-promoting factor, HPF/YfiA family, giving the protein MNLTISGHHLEVTPAIREYVQAKLERVKRHFDQVIDIAVILTVDNLKEKTKRQKAEINLRMSGKTVYVESLSQDLYAAIDTLIDKLDRQVMKYKTKLQGHGHEAIKHLPDSYEAAAV; this is encoded by the coding sequence ATGAATCTCACCATCAGCGGACATCATCTTGAAGTGACACCAGCCATTCGTGAATACGTACAAGCGAAGCTGGAGCGCGTGAAACGCCATTTTGATCAAGTGATTGATATTGCCGTGATCTTGACCGTCGACAACCTCAAAGAAAAAACCAAACGCCAAAAAGCAGAAATCAACCTGCGCATGAGCGGCAAGACCGTGTACGTCGAAAGCCTGTCGCAAGACCTGTATGCCGCGATCGATACCCTGATCGACAAGCTCGACCGGCAAGTGATGAAATACAAAACCAAGTTGCAAGGACATGGCCACGAAGCCATCAAACACCTGCCCGACTCCTATGAGGCCGCCGCTGTTTAA
- the rapZ gene encoding RNase adapter RapZ produces MHIVLITGISGSGKSVALNVLEDAGYYCVDNLPPALLPSLVNTLLAEGTQSMAVAVDARSAESLASLPHDVARLKQGGHDVKVMFLTATTHSLVARFSETRRSHPLSHELRPGQNPASRRTLIECISEERERLAAIEQLGHVIDTSDLSANKLRAWVKDIIAIERAPLTLFFESFAFKLGVPLDADFVFDVRALPNPYYDLTLRPLTGRDAPVIAFLDAQPSAVELLADIRAFIEKWLPSFKTDNRSYLTVALGCTGGQHRSVYMAERLAQYFGDNERVVLRHREQP; encoded by the coding sequence ATGCATATCGTCCTTATCACCGGCATTTCCGGCTCCGGCAAATCAGTCGCACTCAATGTGCTCGAAGATGCCGGCTATTACTGCGTCGACAACCTCCCGCCGGCCCTGCTGCCCAGCCTGGTTAATACCTTGCTGGCCGAAGGCACGCAATCGATGGCGGTTGCGGTCGACGCGCGCAGCGCCGAATCGCTGGCCAGTTTGCCGCACGATGTGGCCCGCCTGAAACAGGGCGGCCACGACGTCAAGGTGATGTTTTTGACCGCCACCACCCACTCGCTGGTGGCGCGCTTTTCAGAAACCCGGCGCAGCCATCCGCTGTCGCACGAATTGCGGCCGGGCCAGAATCCGGCGTCGCGGCGCACGCTGATCGAATGCATTTCGGAAGAACGCGAACGGCTGGCGGCGATCGAGCAACTGGGTCACGTGATCGATACATCGGACTTGAGCGCCAATAAATTGCGCGCCTGGGTCAAGGACATCATCGCCATCGAGCGCGCGCCGCTGACGCTGTTTTTCGAATCGTTCGCCTTCAAGCTGGGCGTGCCGCTGGACGCCGACTTCGTGTTCGACGTGCGCGCGCTGCCGAATCCGTATTACGACCTGACGTTGCGCCCGCTGACCGGACGCGACGCGCCGGTGATCGCCTTCCTCGACGCCCAGCCGAGCGCGGTCGAATTGCTGGCCGACATACGCGCCTTCATCGAAAAATGGCTGCCGTCCTTTAAAACCGACAACCGCAGCTACCTGACCGTGGCGCTCGGCTGCACCGGCGGCCAGCATCGTTCGGTCTACATGGCGGAACGGCTGGCGCAGTATTTCGGCGACAATGAACGGGTGGTGTTAAGGCACCGCGAACAGCCCTGA
- the hprK gene encoding HPr(Ser) kinase/phosphatase: protein MLQTPLTIQRLYDDNRESLQLGWFAGFPGGERLISGDVASAADQVGHLNLIHPGRIQVFGHQEINYYQRLKTNSRSHVIGELIAGGPPALIIAQGLETPPDILAICDEKNIPLFSTPLPAAQVIDFLRVYLSKKLAQRIIMHGVFMDVLGVGVLITGDSGLGKSELGLELISRSHGLVADDAVEFSRIAPNMIEGRCPPLLQNLLEVRGLGLLDIKAIFGETAVRRKMRLKLIVHLVRRSALEEEVERLPFLFPTEDVLGLPIRKVVIPVAAGRNIAVLLEAAVRNTILQLRGIDTLQEFMERQRLAMSGD, encoded by the coding sequence ATGCTGCAAACTCCGCTGACGATACAACGCCTGTACGACGACAATCGTGAAAGTTTGCAACTGGGCTGGTTTGCCGGCTTCCCGGGCGGCGAACGGCTCATTTCGGGCGACGTCGCGTCGGCCGCCGACCAGGTCGGCCATTTGAACCTGATCCATCCGGGCCGCATCCAGGTGTTCGGCCATCAGGAAATCAATTATTACCAGCGTCTCAAGACCAATTCGCGCAGCCATGTGATCGGCGAACTGATCGCGGGCGGCCCGCCGGCGCTGATCATTGCCCAAGGCCTGGAAACGCCGCCCGATATCCTCGCCATTTGCGACGAAAAGAATATTCCGCTGTTTTCGACGCCGCTGCCGGCCGCCCAGGTGATCGACTTCCTGCGCGTCTACCTGTCGAAAAAACTGGCGCAACGCATCATCATGCATGGCGTGTTCATGGACGTGCTCGGCGTCGGCGTACTGATCACCGGCGATTCCGGCCTCGGCAAGAGCGAGCTGGGCCTGGAATTGATTTCGCGCAGCCATGGCCTGGTGGCCGACGACGCGGTCGAATTCTCGCGCATCGCGCCGAACATGATCGAAGGCCGTTGCCCGCCATTGCTGCAAAACCTGCTCGAAGTACGCGGCCTGGGCTTGCTCGACATCAAGGCGATCTTCGGCGAAACGGCGGTGCGCCGTAAAATGCGGCTGAAACTGATCGTCCACCTGGTGCGCCGCAGCGCGCTGGAAGAGGAAGTCGAACGGCTGCCGTTCCTGTTCCCGACCGAAGACGTGCTGGGCTTGCCGATCCGCAAGGTGGTGATCCCGGTGGCGGCCGGCCGCAACATCGCGGTGCTGCTGGAAGCTGCGGTACGCAACACCATCCTGCAATTGCGCGGCATCGATACGCTGCAGGAATTCATGGAACGGCAACGGCTGGCGATGAGCGGCGATTGA